The Phoenix dactylifera cultivar Barhee BC4 chromosome 9, palm_55x_up_171113_PBpolish2nd_filt_p, whole genome shotgun sequence genome window below encodes:
- the LOC103709559 gene encoding casein kinase 1-like protein 2 isoform X1, with product MEPRVGNKFRLGRKIGSGSFGEIYLGTNIQTNEEVAIKLENVKTKHPQLLYESKLYRILQGGTGIPNVRWFGVESDYNVLVMDLLGPSLEDLFNFCSRKLSLKSVLMIADQMINRVEFLHAKYFLHRDIKPDNFLMGLGRRANQVYIIDFGLAKKYRDTSTHQHIPYRENKNLTGTARYASMNTHLGIEQSRRDDLESLGYVLIYFLRGSLPWQGLKAGTKKQKYEKISEKKVSTPIEALCRGYPSEFASYFHYCRSLRFDDKPDYAYLKRIFRDLFIREGFQFDYVFDWTILKYQQSQIASAPPRALGPGAGPSSGLAPAIVHADRQSGGEEGRPSGWSAMDPSRRRISAPAINASSLSRQKNSEGNDPGVTKETMLSSLTILGRSNGSSRRAAVSSTADAMIMGSVVELSCPRTREASPGTFHKVSSAQRSSPVASAQQRHTSSGRYLSKIKNYESTLKGIERLNFNNDERLL from the exons ATGGAGCCTCGCGTCGGGAACAAGTTCCGGCTCGGTCGCAAGATCGGGAGtggttcctttggggagatctATTTAG GAACTAATATCCAAACAAATGAAGAAGTCGCCATTAAGCTT gAAAATGTCAAGACAAAGCATCCGCAGCTGCTATATGAATCAAAGCTGTACAGAATTTTACAAGGAGGAA CTGGCATTCCAAATGTGCGGTGGTTTGGTGTTGAAAGTGACTATAATGTTCTTGTCATGGATTTATTAGGACCAAGCCTTGAAGATCTTTTTAACTTCTGCAGTAGAAAGCTTTCTTTGAAGTCTGTGCTTATGATAGCAGATCAGATG ATCAACCGAGTCGAATTTCTTCATGCTAAATATTTTCTTCATCGAGATATTAAACCGGATAACTTTCTGATGGGCTTGGGAAGGCGAGCAAATCAG GTGTATATTATTGATTTTGGTCTTGCCAAGAAGTATAGAGACACTTCAACTCACCAACACATCCCATATAG GGAGAATAAGAATTTGACTGGGACAGCAAGATATGCAAGCATGAATACACACCTTGGCATTG AGCAAAGCAGGAGGGATGATTTGGAGTCTCTCGGATATGTTCTCATATATTTCTTAAGAGGAAG TCTTCCATGGCAGGGTCTTAAAGCAGGAACCAAGAAACAGAAGTATGAGAAAATTAGTGAAAAGAAAGTATCCACACCGATTGAG GCCTTGTGTCGGGGTTATCCTTCAGAATTTGCATCATACTTCCACTACTGTCGTTCGCTACGTTTTGATGATAAGCCAGATTATGCCTATCTTAAGAGAATATTTCGTGATCTTTTTATTCGTGAAG GTTTTCAATTTGATTATGTGTTCGACTGGACCATTTTGAAATATCAACAATCACAAATTGCAAGTGCTCCTCCACGAGCTCTT GGACCTGGTGCTGGACCTAGTTCAGGGTTGGCCCCGGCCATTGTGCATGCTGATAGGCAATCAG GTGGTGAGGAAGGAAGACCAAGTGGTTGGTCAGCAATGGATCCTTCTCGTCGGCGAATTTCAGCACCTGCTATTAATGCCAGTAGCTTATCGagacaaaaaaattcagaaggaAATGATCCTGGTGTTACTAAGGAAACTATG TTATCCAGTTTAACTATTTTGGGCCGGTCAAACGGATCATCCAGGCGTGCTGCTGTTTCTAGCACTGCAGATGCGATGATAATGGGCAGCGTGGTGGAACTATCATGCCCTCGCACCAGAGAAGCTAGCCCTGGAACTTTCCACAAAGTTTCAAGTGCTCAGAGAAGTTCCCCTGTCGCATCAGCACAGCAGAGGCACACTTCTTCTGGCAGGTACTTGTCTAAAATCAAGAATTATGAGTCTACTCTTAAAGGCATTGAGCGCCTTAATTTCAACAATGATGAAAGGCTTTTGTAG
- the LOC103709559 gene encoding casein kinase 1-like protein 2 isoform X2 has product MEPRVGNKFRLGRKIGSGSFGEIYLGTNIQTNEEVAIKLENVKTKHPQLLYESKLYRILQGGTGIPNVRWFGVESDYNVLVMDLLGPSLEDLFNFCSRKLSLKSVLMIADQMINRVEFLHAKYFLHRDIKPDNFLMGLGRRANQVYIIDFGLAKKYRDTSTHQHIPYRENKNLTGTARYASMNTHLGIEQSRRDDLESLGYVLIYFLRGSLPWQGLKAGTKKQKYEKISEKKVSTPIEALCRGYPSEFASYFHYCRSLRFDDKPDYAYLKRIFRDLFIREGFQFDYVFDWTILKYQQSQIASAPPRALGPGAGPSSGLAPAIVHADRQSGGEEGRPSGWSAMDPSRRRISAPAINASSLSRQKNSEGNDPGVTKETMFNYFGPVKRIIQACCCF; this is encoded by the exons ATGGAGCCTCGCGTCGGGAACAAGTTCCGGCTCGGTCGCAAGATCGGGAGtggttcctttggggagatctATTTAG GAACTAATATCCAAACAAATGAAGAAGTCGCCATTAAGCTT gAAAATGTCAAGACAAAGCATCCGCAGCTGCTATATGAATCAAAGCTGTACAGAATTTTACAAGGAGGAA CTGGCATTCCAAATGTGCGGTGGTTTGGTGTTGAAAGTGACTATAATGTTCTTGTCATGGATTTATTAGGACCAAGCCTTGAAGATCTTTTTAACTTCTGCAGTAGAAAGCTTTCTTTGAAGTCTGTGCTTATGATAGCAGATCAGATG ATCAACCGAGTCGAATTTCTTCATGCTAAATATTTTCTTCATCGAGATATTAAACCGGATAACTTTCTGATGGGCTTGGGAAGGCGAGCAAATCAG GTGTATATTATTGATTTTGGTCTTGCCAAGAAGTATAGAGACACTTCAACTCACCAACACATCCCATATAG GGAGAATAAGAATTTGACTGGGACAGCAAGATATGCAAGCATGAATACACACCTTGGCATTG AGCAAAGCAGGAGGGATGATTTGGAGTCTCTCGGATATGTTCTCATATATTTCTTAAGAGGAAG TCTTCCATGGCAGGGTCTTAAAGCAGGAACCAAGAAACAGAAGTATGAGAAAATTAGTGAAAAGAAAGTATCCACACCGATTGAG GCCTTGTGTCGGGGTTATCCTTCAGAATTTGCATCATACTTCCACTACTGTCGTTCGCTACGTTTTGATGATAAGCCAGATTATGCCTATCTTAAGAGAATATTTCGTGATCTTTTTATTCGTGAAG GTTTTCAATTTGATTATGTGTTCGACTGGACCATTTTGAAATATCAACAATCACAAATTGCAAGTGCTCCTCCACGAGCTCTT GGACCTGGTGCTGGACCTAGTTCAGGGTTGGCCCCGGCCATTGTGCATGCTGATAGGCAATCAG GTGGTGAGGAAGGAAGACCAAGTGGTTGGTCAGCAATGGATCCTTCTCGTCGGCGAATTTCAGCACCTGCTATTAATGCCAGTAGCTTATCGagacaaaaaaattcagaaggaAATGATCCTGGTGTTACTAAGGAAACTATG TTTAACTATTTTGGGCCGGTCAAACGGATCATCCAGGCGTGCTGCTGTTTCTAG